Proteins encoded by one window of Arachis ipaensis cultivar K30076 chromosome B04, Araip1.1, whole genome shotgun sequence:
- the LOC107635700 gene encoding LEAF RUST 10 DISEASE-RESISTANCE LOCUS RECEPTOR-LIKE PROTEIN KINASE-like 1.4 isoform X3, which yields MKQQTMLSLSSFSSFSITIFFFFIFIFSLLHPTTPLPSNASFSLCSNTTFNCGNITNVSYPFTGADRPFFCGPPEFHLTCNDGVPELNILLVRYRVLQLDSVAQSLTIARADLWNNTCTNVHLNSTIDDGTSSFTYGSGNKNLTLFYGCGPSMLNITPVNLFHCDSGYGNKSDSYSLIGPLPMDPILSIVHCELGVEVPILEDQANRLIGNRSLLREVLMKGFNVSYSNNHYESECLKCVIGDGGQCGFDFDSNKVICICDDQLCSSSGKSTNKAAIAAGATSGAVVFVVLLIGTLFVIRRRRRNAERSRSNKDILPLSGVPLTSSTTSSSNTSQSVSSYPSSKSDSVPKSYYYGVQVFDYAELEEATNNFDPSRELGEGGFGTVYKGMLQDGRVVAVKRHYESHLKRVEQYMNEVELLAHLRHKNLVTLFGCTSRHSRELILVYEFIPNGTLADHLHGSLANSTLLTWNVRYKVALETAEALSYLHSKKVIHRDVKSTNILLTETFQVKVGDFGLSRLFPKFVTHVSTAPQGTPGYVDPEYYQNYQLTDKSDVYSFGVVLVELISSLQAVDITRNRNEVNLASLAVNRIQNQELHDMVDPCLGFEKDNDVRRMVTAVAELAFRCLQQQRDMRPSMDEVLEILRGVKGDEFGALERNSSESAVGVNHNKTEEVILLKKVLPPVSPDSVADKWVSSSSTSSTS from the exons ATGAAACAACAAACTATGTTgtccctctcttctttctcttctttctccatcaccattttcttcttctttatcttcatattctctcttcttcaccctaCAACTCCGCTACCTTCCAATGCATCATTCTCCCTCTGCAGCAACACTACATTCAACTGTGGCAACATCACCAACGTTTCCTACCCTTTCACCGGCGCCGACCGCCCCTTCTTCTGCGGTCCGCCGGAGTTCCATTTGACATGCAACGACGGCGTCCCTGAGTTAAACATCTTGTTGGTTCGCTACCGAGTCCTCCAACTTGATTCAGTAGCTCAAAGCCTCACCATAGCCAGAGCAGACCTTTGGAACAACACATGCACCAACGTGCACTTAAACTCAACCATTGATGATGGAACTAGTAGCTTCACCTATGGTTCCGGGAACAAGAACCTTACTTTGTTCTATGGGTGTGGACCATCTATGTTAAACATAACTCCTGTTAATTTGTTTCACTGTGATAGTGGTTATGGGAATAAAAGTGATTCCTACTCTTTGATTGGTCCTTTGCCTATGGATCCTATTCTTAGCATTGTTCATTGTGAGCTTGGTGTTGAGGTTCCTATTCTTGAAGATCAGGCTAATAGGCTCATAGGGAACAGGTCTTTGCTTAGGGAGGTTTTGATGAAGGGTTTTAATGTGAGTTATAGCAATAATCATTATGAGAGCGAGTGTTTGAAGTGTGTTATTGGTGATGGTGGCCAGTGTGGGTTTGATTTTGATTCAAATAAAGTTATTTGCATTTGTGATGATCAGTTGTGTTCATCTTCAG GGAAAAGTACTAACAAAGCAGCTATTGCAGCAG GTGCTACCTCAGGAGCTGTAGTCTTTGTTGTCCTTCTTATAGGTACACTTTTTGTgataagaagaaggagaagaaatgcTGAAAGATCAAGAAGCAACAAGGATATTTTGCCTTTGAGTGGAGTCCCTCTTACATCTTCAACTACAAGTAGTAGTAACACATCTCAGAGTGTTTCTTCTTACCCTTCCTCCAAGTCAGATTCTGTGCCAAAGAGTTACTACTATGGTGTTCAAGTGTTTGACTATGCTGAACTTGAAGAAGCTACCAACAATTTTGACCCTTCTAGAGAACTTGGCGAGGGAGGCTTTGGCACTGTTTACAAAG GTATGCTTCAAGATGGGCGTGTAGTTGCAGTGAAACGCCACTATGAAAGCCATTTAAAGCGTGTTGAGCAGTATATGAATGAAGTTGAGCTTCTAGCACACTTGAGGCACAAGAATTTGGTCACACTCTTTGGCTGCACTTCAAGACACAGCAGAGAACTCATCCTTGTTTATGAGTTCATACCTAATGGAACACTAGCCGATCACCTCCATGGAAGCCTTGCAAATTCCACCTTACTTACTTGGAATGTAAGATACAAAGTTGCACTCGAAACAGCCGAGGCGCTTTCCTACCTTCATTCTAAGAAAGTCATACACAGAGATGTTAAGTCCACAAACATTCTGCTGACAGAGACTTTTCAAGTTAAGGTTGGTGATTTTGGACTATCAAGGTTGTTTCCTAAATTTGTTACTCATGTCTCAACAGCGCCACAAGGCACACCTGGCTATGTTGATCCGGAGTATTACCAGAACTACCAATTGACCGATAAGAGTGATGTTTATAGCTTTGGGGTGGTGTTAGTTGAGCTTATATCTTCACTGCAAGCAGTGGACATAACCCGGAACCGGAATGAAGTTAACTTGGCTAGTCTTGCAGTGAATAGGATACAGAACCAAGAATTGCATGACATGGTTGATCCATGTCTTGGATTTGAGAAGGACAATGATGTAAGGAGGATGGTAACTGCTGTTGCTGAATTGGCATTTAGGTGCTTGCAGCAGCAGAGAGATATGAGGCCCTCCATGGATGAGGTTCTTGAGATCTTGAGAGGGGTAAAGGGTGATGAGTTTGGTGCATTAGAGAGAAACTCATCAGAGTCAGCGGTGGGTGTTAACCATAATAAGACAGAGGAGGTTATACTTTTGAAGAAGGTTCTACCACCAGTTTCACCAGATTCTGTTGCTGATAAATGGGTTAGCAGCTCTTCTACATCTAGCACTTCATAG
- the LOC107637468 gene encoding uncharacterized protein LOC107637468 has protein sequence MPNLHKFKLLATQCSVAGSPTRSPTTSPVIHLRRRKTLRMLLTRPTQDPPDTTTTTTRVRHKLKDLFVSSPSPPPAENTAAAKSCRELEQQQQLHHHEQDGFVSGGSAFGVRFRSGSPLRRSSGAALRPITSAFRYRLLRRAWRPMLVTIPE, from the exons ATGCCTAACCTTCATAAATTCAAGCTCTTAGCCACTCAATGTTCCGTCGCCGGCAGTCCAACACGCAGCCCTACCACCAGCCCTGTTATTCATCTCCGCCGCCGCAAGACCCTCCGCATGCTCCTAACTCGCCCT ACGCAAGATCCCCCcgacaccaccaccaccaccaccagagtCCGCCACAAGCTCAAGGACCTCTTCGTCTCCTCTCCATCGCCGCCGCCAGCAGAAAACACCGCCGCCGCCAAGAGCTGCCGAGAATTAGAACAGCAGCAACAGCTCCACCACCATGAGCAGGACGGATTTGTCTCCGGCGGCTCCGCTTTCGGCGTCAGGTTCCGCTCCGGATCTCCACTCCGACGCAGCAGCGGCGCAGCTCTCCGGCCAATAACATCGGCGTTCCGGTACCGGTTACTCCGACGAGCATGGCGACCGATGTTAGTGACAATTCCTGAGTAG
- the LOC107637469 gene encoding receptor-like kinase TMK4 — protein sequence MAYLKSEFKIIIGFYTLVLLFSSFFRISVLSDEASNEGAYMLKLMNALKPPGWSNTTHMCHWTGVTCNNPSGRIEKIDLSSKSLTGTVPAGLNDSLSQLTVLDLSYNNLSGPVPSLANLSFLQEVYLHNNNFTTIPHGCFHGLTSLQYLILNNNTNLKPWNFPTDLTAHSPQLNILYLSSTNLMGSLPNISHFFPTMRDLDLSNNNLSSIPEGCFHNLTTLYGLFLANNTNLAPWTFPLDLTHSSFKLSDLFLEATNLMGSLPNLSHFFPYLRTLSLSNNNLTSIPQGCFQGLPSLTWLWLRNNTNLAPWTFPDLTHSTQLKELKLAATNVMGPLPEIFDSLTSLETLLLSNNSLTGVLPESFGRSKITTLHLNDQKGKGFSGTMDVVSNMIDLSEAWLQGNSFGGYIPDMSRCTALQDLRLAHNRFTGVIPDSLINLSSRNLQTVTLNNNFFQGPMPTFFGASDTNNTANAFCRDNFDPCDERVTILLEIASAFGYPYLLASSWRGNNPCHNWSFVACTATMITTVNFTRQNLTGTISGAFGKLTHLENLYLSGNNLSGSIPENFTSLHQLNNLDVSNNNLSGKVPDFSRRVNLNTEGNPSFERSNPSPEGRNPSHKRRNPPAWIKGAIAAAAGIGGLVFLVIIICNRKRCLSFLQWILWKKTGPFIDNEFEEFMKTYGSLMLKRYNYSEVKKMTNSFHDKLGKGGYGIVYKACLSDGRLVAVKVLTESSGSGEEFLNEVASIGRTSHVNIVSLLGFCYEKYKRALIYEFMPNGSLDKFIYKQESSNAICNTDWNTLFQITIGIARGLEYLYRGCNTRILHLDIKPQNILLDEDFCPKIADFGLAKICKKKESIVSIIGTRGTPGYIAPEVFSRTFGKVSHKSDVYSYGMLILELVGGKKNYNTSGSLTSEMYFPDWIYKDLEQNTLGRGLPTTEEENDMIKKITLVSLWCIQTNPSDRPSIDKVIEMLEGPLELVSYPPKPVLYSLKVSISQLSRISYSSTDEEDPEIVEEIVSIK from the exons ATGGCATACCTGAAATCAGAATTCAAAATTATTATTGGATTTTATACTCTTGTactcttgttttcttctttcttcaggATTTCTGTCCTTTCTGATGAAGCTAGCAACGAAGGTGCATACATGCTGAAGCTTATGAATGCACTCAAACCCCCTGGCTGGTCCAACACCACCCATATGTGTCACTGGACTGGCGTGACTTGCAACAATCCAAGTGGAAGGATTGAAAAGATCGATCTCAGTTCAAAGTCTCTGACGGGAACAGTTCCTGCAGGCCTCAACGACTCACTCTCCCAACTCACAGTACTCGATCTCTCCTACAATAATCTGAGTGGGCCTGTTCCCTCTCTCGCCAACCTCTCCTTCCTCCAGGAAGTGTACCTCCACAACAACAACTTCACCACCATCCCTCATGGTTGCTTCCATGGTCTTACTAGTTTGCAGTACTTGATCTTGAATAACAACACCAACCTCAAACCATGGAACTTTCCTACGGATTTGACTGCTCACTCCCCTCAACTCAATATCCTCTACCTCTCTTCTACAAATCTCATGGGATCCCTACCAAACATATCCCATTTCTTCCCAACTATGCGAGATCTTGATCTCTCTAACAACAACCTCTCCTCCATCCCTGAGGGTTGCTTCCACAACCTAACCACTTTGTATGGCCTCTTTTTGGCCAACAACACCAACCTCGCACCATGGACCTTCCCCCTCGATTTGACTCATTCCTCATTCAAACTCTCCGACCTCTTTCTCGAGGCTACAAATCTAATGGGATCCCTACCAAACCTGTCTCATTTTTTCCCCTACTTGAGAACCCTTTCTCTCTCCAACAACAACCTTACCTCCATCCCCCAAGGTTGCTTCCAGGGTCTACCCTCTTTGACGTGGCTGTGGTTGCGAAACAACACCAACCTTGCACCATGGACCTTCCCCGACTTGACTCACTCCACACAACTGAAAGAGCTCAAGCTTGCTGCTACAAATGTCATGGGCCCTCTACCAGAAATATTTGACTCCTTGACAAGTTTGGAGACTCTTCTTCTCTCCAACAACAGCCTCACTGGTGTCTTGCCTGAGTCTTTTGGAAGGTCCAAGATTACCACATTGCACCTCAACGACCAGAAGGGCAAAGGATTTTCAGGTACAATGGATGTTGTTTCAAATATGATCGATTTGTCTGAAGCGTGGCTTCAGGGGAACTCCTTCGGTGGATATATCCCTGACATGTCTCGTTGTACCGCCTTACAAGATTTACGACTTGCGCACAATCGGTTTACAGGTGTGATTCCAGATTCTCTGATAAATCTCAGTAGCAGGAACCTGCAAACTGTTACTTTGAACAACAACTTTTTTCAGGGCCCTATGCCTACTTTTTTCGGAGCTTCTGACACTAATAACACCGCCAATGCCTTTTGTCGAGACAACTTTGATCCTTGTGATGAGAGAGTTACCATTTTGCTTGAAATTGCATCTGCATTTGGATATCCTTATTTGTTGGCCAGTTCATGGCGAGGAAATAATCCATGTCATAATTGGAGTTTTGTTGCATGTACTGCGACTATGATTACAACCGTGAATTTCACAAGGCAGAATTTGACAGGAACTATCTCGGGTGCGTTTGGTAAATTAACTCATTTGGAAAACTTGTATCTAAGTGGTAACAATTTAAGCGGTTCAATACCTGAAAACTTCACATCTCTTCATCAACTCAACAATCTCGATGTCTCCAACAACAACTTATCAGGAAAAGTTCCCGATTTCTCACGTCGGGTAAACCTGAATACTGAAGGTAATCCTTCGTTCGAGAGAAGCAATCCTTCGCCTGAGGGAAGAAATCCTTCGCACAAGAGAAGAAATCCACCTGCTTGGATCAAAG GCGCAATAGCAGCAGCAGCAGGTATTGGAGGTCTTGTTTTCTTGGTTATAATTATTTGTAACCGGAAGAGGTGTCTTAGCTTCTTACAATGGATTTTGTGGAAGAAAACAGGACCATTTATTGATAATGaatttgaagaatttatgaaAACTTATGGATCTTTGATGTTAAAGAGATATAATTATTCTGAAGTGAAAAAGATGACAAATTCATTTCATGATAAATTAGGAAAGGGAGGATATGGCATTGTATACAAAGCATGCTTAAGTGATGGTCGTCTAGTGGCAGTGAAGGTATTAACCGAATCCAGCGGAAGTGGGGAGGAATTCCTAAATGAGGTAGCTAGTATTGGAAGAACATCTCATGTGAACATTGTTTCGCTTTTGGGATTTTGTTATGAGAAGTATAAAAGGGCACTCATTTACGAATTCATGCCAAATGGTTCTTTGGATAAGTTCATCTACAAACAAGAATCGTCAAATGCTATTTGTAATACGGATTGGAACACCCTGTTTCAAATTACAATTGGTATTGCACGAGGATTAGAATATTTGTATCGAGGTTGTAATACAAGAATTTTGCATCTCGATATTAAGCCTCAAAATATTCTGTTAGATGAAGATTTTTGTCCGAAGATCGCTGATTTTGGATTGGCAAAAATTTGCAAGAAGAAGGAGAGTATCGTATCTATAATAGGTACAAGAGGAACTCCTGGATACATTGCACCAGAAGTATTTAGTCGAACCTTTGGTAAAGTTTCTCATAAATCTGATGTGTACAGTTatggtatgttgattcttgaattgGTGGGAGGCAAAAAGAACTACAACACCAGTGGATCACTTACTAGTGAGATGTATTTTCCAGATTGGATTTACAAGGATCTCGAGCAAAATACACTTGGACGAGGTTTGCCCACTACAGAAGAAGAAAATGATATGATAAAGAAAATTACTTTGGTGAGTTTATGGTGTATTCAAACAAATCCATCAGATAGACCATCAATAGATAAAGTAATAGAGATGTTAGAAGGGCCACTTGAATTAGTGTCATATCCTCCAAAACCTGTATTATATTCTCTAAAAGTATCTATCTCACAGCTTTCACGGATCTCCTATAGCAGTACAGATGAGGAGGATCCTGAAATTGTTGAGGAGATTGTTTCCATCAAATAA